In Gossypium hirsutum isolate 1008001.06 chromosome D01, Gossypium_hirsutum_v2.1, whole genome shotgun sequence, the genomic window ATATTCTCAATCTTTCATATAACTCCATAAGCATCTTTGATTTATTCCTTGCTTCTATTTCCAGAAATTGTTCAGCTCACTCTTCTAAAATCAAAACCTGGTATGGGTAATCTCTTCTCCATCTCACTTTCACTCGATACCATCATTACCCGTTGTTGGGATTCTGCTGTTGGAAAGGCTTCTTTTCCATGCAAACTTGAAGAAAACCTCCACGCTTTAAAAAATGAAGTGGAAGAATTGAAGGCGATAAGGACGTATCTTATGAGCAGGGTCAGGGTCGCTGAAGATGAGCAGCAACTTAGGCGGCTACCCCAAGTTGATCTTTGGCTTCAGAGGGCTAATCGTGTGACAACCGATGCCGATCAACTGATTGTCAAAAGTCCTCAGCATGTTGAAAAGCTATGTATGGGAGGTTGTTGTTCCAGGCATCCCAGGTCCACCCACAAGTTCGGGAAGCAAATCGCCAGAATACTCCAAGAGGTGAAAGACATGAAGGAGAAAGGACATTTCAGTGATGTGGCCTACAAGCCACCAATTCCTTCCGCAGATAAACGACCTTCTGATCCAACTGTGGGTTTAGAGTCCTATGTCAATCAGGTTTGGAGCTATATTCAAAAAGACCTAGTGCGAATTAGTGGCATATATGGCTTAGGAGGGGTTGGCAAGACAACCCTCCTAAACCAAATCAATAACAAATTCCATGACACTACCCATGGTTACCTTGTCATTTGGGCAGTTGCATCGCAAGATCGGCCAATTGAGAAAGTCCAGGATGAGATTGCCAAAATAATAGGCCTTTCCAATGAACGTTGGAAATCTAAGAGCCTTGATGAGAAAGCTGGAGACATACGCAGCATATTATATAATAGGAGGTTTGCATTGTTGTTGGATGATATATGGGAATGGTTTGATCTCACACGAGCTGGGCTACCTCTTCCAACACAAGAAAATGGCTCTAAAGTCATTTTCACAACTCGTCGTCTTGACGTGTGCTGTCAAATGCAACCGAACATGGATAATAATATCAGAGTGGAATGTTTACCACCAGGAGAAGCTTTCAAACTGTTCGAGGAGAAGGTTGGATCAGAAACCCTTCGAATGCATCCAGATATTTGCAAGTTAGCTGAAGCGGTGGTTGAAGAGTGTGCAGGGCTACCTCTCGCTCTCATTACAATTGGGCGAGCCATGGCATCCAAGAAGACCCGTCGAGAATGGGAATATGCTACAGAAGTTTTAAGGCAATCAGCAGCCTCCGTGTTGCCAGGGGTAGGGAAAGAGATGTATCCCAAGTTAAAATTCAGTTATGACAGTTTAACGAGTGAAAGAGTCAAATATTGTTTCTTGTATTGTTCTTTATATCCAGAAGATTATCTCATCGAAAAAGACGAACTAGTAGATTGTTGGATCGGGGAAGGACTTTTGGACGAGCATACCAATTTGAGCAATGCCAGAAACCAGGGACATTTCATTATAGGTTCTCTTATTGACGCATGCTTATTGGAGAAAGAAGATAATCACTTTGTAAAGATGCACGATGTGATTCGCGACACGGCTTTGTGGATTGCTGGTGAATCTGAGAACGGAAGGTTTTTTGTAAAATCAGGTGCTCAGTTAAAGGAACAACCGAAAGCTAAAAAGTGGGAAGAGGTAACAAGAATGTCGCTGATGGTGAATCAAATTGAAAATCTAACTGAGATATTGGAATGTCCCAATCTCCAAACTTTGTTTCTTGGCACGAACGATTTAAAGGTAATCATCAAtgatttctttaatttcatgCCGATGCTAAGGGTTCTGGACTTGTCTAGAAATGAAAATTTGGAAGAATTGCCAGTAGGAATTGCAAAGTTGGTTTCACTAGAACATCTCAACCTGtcattcacaaaaataagaaagTTGCCGGTCGAATTGAAGGCCCTGGAAAAGCTGAAATATTTGAATCTGGAGTGCACAGTGGATCTAGAAATGATCCCACAACAATTGATATCCAGTATATCCAAGTTGCAAGTACTGAAAATGGAGGGATGTGGCTATGGATGTTTATTGGTTTTGGAGGAAATAGAgcatttaaattatttgaatgttttgACTCTTTCTTTTAGAAGCGCTTCGGAGTTGGAAAAAGCTTCGAGGTTCAACAAGTTCTTTAGCTGTGCCATTGAACATGTAGGACTTCTAGATTTCAGAGATTCAAGATCATTGAATATTATGGCTTTAGCAAAACTGCAGCATCTATGTACTTTAAGCCTCTGGAGTTGTATGGATCTAGAGGAAGTGAAGATCGAACGTAACATAATTGAAGGTGCAGGATGCTTCCATAGCCTTCGATATGTAGCCCTAACTGGATGCAATCATTTGAGGGATGTGAGTTGGGTAACTTTTGCTCCACATTTGGAAGAACTATGGATATATGGATGCAATGGGTTAGAAGAAATCATCAGTGAAGAAAAACTTGGTGAAGTCGCTGAGCTAAAAGgaaatttaaacttattttctAAGCTTGATTATTTGTTGCTAGATGGTCTGCCCAAACTAAAGACTATATACCACCATGCTCTGCCTTTCCCACAGCTGAAGAAAGTACACATTACAGGATGCCCAATGTTAAAGAAGCTCCCACTAAACTCCAACAGTGCAAAAGGACAGAGGCTCATCATTGAAGGACAGGAGAGATGGTGGAAAGGTGTAGAATGGGAGGATGAATTCACTAGAATTGCTTTTCTCCCCACTTTCAAACCTCTTATATCGGAAGAAATGTTGGATACTAATTAAGGGTTAAAGCCATTATTGTATCATAACATGTGTCATTGCAAGTTCTGTTTTGTTTATCCCTGAATCACATGTAGTTTGATTTTTTGATTTACACAATGACGTTTTCctgtatataaaataaaatgtttgaattTGAGAATATATGATGTTAATGAATGATAATTTGAAGTATAACTCTCAACACATCacatcattttcttttcattctataactaaaaattttgataattataataaaattaaaaattttcctattcTGTATATTTAAAAATGAGATAATTTTTCTTATAGGAGAGTATACTATAAAtgtgttaattataaatttgtaattttaaaaagagaaaaattaagtttaaatataATTGACTTTCATTCAAAATACAtgcaatcataagcataatatcaataaataaaaaacttatgATGTAAGATTAGATAGTAAATATTGATAATTATATTGAGTGACATAATATAAATGctacaatatttcaatatttgtatattaaaattcattaatacaaattactaacattttaaaacttttatgatTATAGAATGCTACtacaaaattttaacatataatttttttatgatgttTTTGCAAAGataattggttatatgattaaatttggatattacaaatttaaacatattttaaaaaaaagaattgggGAAACTTAAATGTAtactgttgaaaccatttttttaaatggtagacttttattttgaaaatgaaaacgaaaaaacgggagtcgccaccaatcctttgtTTTATGAgctgtgatcggatcacctcataatttgatcattttaataagagatttgattttttaaaacgaTGTTGTTAGTCTACGAAAATCCAAAAAataggttcgagagtcggttatatacgaggaaggattagcagtctcgtaacgcccaaaattggtacctaattgattaattaatgtcttatcATCGaaagtcaaaaatttgaaaagaaatttaaaaaatgatcattttttgta contains:
- the LOC107928899 gene encoding probable disease resistance protein At1g12290, whose product is MGNLFSISLSLDTIITRCWDSAVGKASFPCKLEENLHALKNEVEELKAIRTYLMSRVRVAEDEQQLRRLPQVDLWLQRANRVTTDADQLIVKSPQHVEKLCMGGCCSRHPRSTHKFGKQIARILQEVKDMKEKGHFSDVAYKPPIPSADKRPSDPTVGLESYVNQVWSYIQKDLVRISGIYGLGGVGKTTLLNQINNKFHDTTHGYLVIWAVASQDRPIEKVQDEIAKIIGLSNERWKSKSLDEKAGDIRSILYNRRFALLLDDIWEWFDLTRAGLPLPTQENGSKVIFTTRRLDVCCQMQPNMDNNIRVECLPPGEAFKLFEEKVGSETLRMHPDICKLAEAVVEECAGLPLALITIGRAMASKKTRREWEYATEVLRQSAASVLPGVGKEMYPKLKFSYDSLTSERVKYCFLYCSLYPEDYLIEKDELVDCWIGEGLLDEHTNLSNARNQGHFIIGSLIDACLLEKEDNHFVKMHDVIRDTALWIAGESENGRFFVKSGAQLKEQPKAKKWEEVTRMSLMVNQIENLTEILECPNLQTLFLGTNDLKVIINDFFNFMPMLRVLDLSRNENLEELPVGIAKLVSLEHLNLSFTKIRKLPVELKALEKLKYLNLECTVDLEMIPQQLISSISKLQVLKMEGCGYGCLLVLEEIEHLNYLNVLTLSFRSASELEKASRFNKFFSCAIEHVGLLDFRDSRSLNIMALAKLQHLCTLSLWSCMDLEEVKIERNIIEGAGCFHSLRYVALTGCNHLRDVSWVTFAPHLEELWIYGCNGLEEIISEEKLGEVAELKGNLNLFSKLDYLLLDGLPKLKTIYHHALPFPQLKKVHITGCPMLKKLPLNSNSAKGQRLIIEGQERWWKGVEWEDEFTRIAFLPTFKPLISEEMLDTN